aattttattagatggattaaactactttacgatagacctacggcaagaatattaactaacaatacgctatctccaaaattttacttttcATGGgttaataggcaagggtgtgccttatcaccattgctatttgcccttatgatagaaccgctggccgaaagggttagaaatcacccgaatattcacggatataacagcaaggactcaaagaataaaatttcattatatgctgatgatatccttttatatattactaatacacaaacgagtatacccaccttattaacactaattgaggaattcggctctttttcagcatatagaataaattggaataaaagcgaaattatgtctttaaaaccacaggattcgagacacttactaaaattccccttcaaaattgcaacagaaaaattcaagtacctgggtattcaaattacgagaagacacaaatcattatttagtgccaattttataccactattaaataaactgaatgatacgattacattttggaaaacgcttccgctctcattgataggtagaattaacgctataaaaatgactttcttaccacaattaatatatttgtttcaagcgatcccaatatatattccaaaatattttctcaaaaaattagattccactatcattaattttatatgggactacagaacacatagaattcaacgaaagcatttgtgcaaatctaaagaagttgggggtttatcattacctaactttatatattactactgggcagtgcatattaagaacataatgtactggctggatagctccactcagcagttggagtggataagaatggagaaagaggagtgctatccgcacgatataggaacgatcctgctctcaccgataaaattgaatagtataatatataagaagaacccaattattcacaatataataagaatttggaaacaaataaaagtatccttgaaattaaataatttatcagtactaaccccactattgaacaaccccgcattcaaaccttctctcatcgacaacacatatcaacaatgggatagactggggattaggaaagtaggggatatgtatgaagtgggcaaactgttatcatttcaacaattaaaattcaaattcaaattgaaggataatcaatattttaaatatatacaggtatgtgactttatgaagaaatatacacatagatttcaaactatatttttagatcatttagaagaagcaatgaaaattaaggctgattcacaaaaattaatatcatacttttataataatatattaaatagagaatcaccctcaacagaagcattaagggaagattgggaacatgagctaatgataaagatctcgaaggatagatgggaaaagtatttgatgaatacacataactgttctattaatgcaagacataatttaattcaattcaaattattacatagactatattattcaaaaacgaggttgaataaattttatccaaacgactctcccagatgcgataaatgtttgtttcaaaacgctaatataacacattcatttgtacgatgcacaaagttgaataaattttggagtgatatatttgatatatttacaaagcttttcaagtcaagaatagaacccaaaacggaatggattatatttggaataataggagaagataccaatttaaataaagatcaaaatgttttttttaattatgggttaataattggaaagaaattgatacttaaattttggaaaaatacaaccacaccaactgttaaaatgtggattaggaatatgatggacatagcacgccttgaagaaatgagactccgactaatagataaatatgaccaattcttaaggagttggtctcttttcatcgactttttggaatcatgtgatgcagcggtaccgtaaagattgctgatttcagttcatgacgcggatagatctacatctccgaatacagatttgaaaaattctcttttaaggggccttctcttctattgcttatttccactttctctcttccttttttattttttatatacacacttcacgtttttctactctctaccatctatttttccactttttcctctttctattgttttctttttcttgtcctgcttacttccttcttataacataaaactagaggttgtacatagaatggattacggtattacatagttggcacctaaaattaggttccactgtactgttttgtgctgtattaacttctaataaaataaacaaaaaataaaaataaataacatagacgtagtgtgagcgggtgatcgatgggcggcgtggacttggtggcccgaggatctgtttccattctgcatcatTAATCCTAAGGATCCAGCTGGTTTGTCACACAACAGTTATGATTCTTGGGAAGATATATTGATACTGAAGGGATTAGAGAgcaatgggtcaaatgcaggcatctGGGGCAATTTAGCGTGCCAAGTCAAacaatattaaccatataacaattacagcacggaaacaggccatctcggcccttcaagtccgcgcCGCACACTTATTCCCCCCTAGTCCcaactacctgcactcagaccataaccctccattcctttcccgttcatatacctatccaatttatttttaaatgataaaatcaaacctgcctccaccacttcactggaagctcatttcacacagctaccattttattatttcattttattggatgacatgtttttatgtgaagcactttgagtctgcctcgtgtatgaaatgtgctaaaaaataaagttgccttgccttgccttgccttgcctaccactctctgagtaaaaactttccccctcatgttacccctaaacttttgtcccttcattctcaagtcatgtcctcttgtttgaatcttccctcttaaatatagccactggactcgcctcaactaccttctgtggcagagaattccagagattcaccaccctctgtgaaaaatgtttttctcatctcatataaacatagaaattaggtgcaggagtaggccattcagcccttcgagcctgcaccgccattcaatatgatcatggctgatcatccaactcagtaccccttacctgccttctctccataccctctgatctccttagccacaagggccacatctaactccctcttaaatatagccaatgaactggcctcgactaccctctgcggcagagagttccagagattcaccactctctgtgtgaaaaaagttcttctcatctcggttttaaaggatttccccccttatccttaagctgtgaccccttgtcctggacttccccaacatcgggagcaaacttcctgcatctagcctgtccaaccccttaagaattgtgtaagtttctataagatcccctctcaatctcctaaattctagagagtataaaccaagtctatccagtctttcttcataagacagtcctgacatcccaggaatcagtctggtgaaccttctctgcactccctctatggcattaatgtccttcctcagattaggagaccaaaactgtacgcaatactccaggtgtggtctcaccaagaccctgtacaactgcagtagaacctccctgctcctatactcaacccctTTCGCAattaaagctaacataccattcgctttcttcactgcctgctgcacctgcatgcctacgttcaatgactggtgtaccatgacacccaggtctcgctgcatctccccttttcctagtcggccgccatttagataatagtctgctttcctgtttttgccaccaaaatggataacctcacatgtatccacattatactgcatctgccaaacatttgcccactcacccagcctatccaagtcaccttgcagtctcctagcatcctcctcacagctaacactgccccccagcttagtgtcatccgcaaacttggagatattgccttcaattccctcatccagatcattaatatatattgtaaatagattccccaacatcgggaacactctccctgcacctagcctgtccaactacttaagaatgttgtaagtttctataaaatcccccctcaatcttctaaattctagtgagtacactccgagtctatccagtctttctgcatatgaaagtcccgaaacgttgcctatttccttcgctcgatagatgctgctgcaccagctgagtttctccagcacttttgtctactttagcTCAAAACCTTGATCGGCAAGGGCAAGTAGGGCcagagggcatgtttccgtgcttctGGCTCTGTGAATCTATGACTGAAAATCCACCGTAACACATGGTTCACCAGATAAAAGGAAAAACACAACGACTGAGTGACGTTTATTTGCGAATTGTTTCAGCCAATAATGTGTATGCCTGTCTGTTGCTCCTACAGTAAGCTGGCACTTGTATGGCGGGTATAGCGGGCACCATGGGCACGGCGGGTACGGTGGAAAAGACGGATACGGTGGAGATAGAGGATATGGCGGGTACGGTGGATACGGACACGGTGCATACGGAAACAGTGGAAACGTAAACGGTGGAAACGAAAACGGTGGATACGGTGGAACGGTGGATACGGTGGATACGGACACGGTGGATACGGTGGATACGGACACGGTGGATACGTTGGATACGGTGGATAAGGACACGGTGGATACGGTGGATACTGTGGATACGGAGGGTATGGTAAATGTTCCCCTTCTCGCTTGTGGCCGCACAATGACGTCGCGGTAGATATGCTGCCCCACAGCCCAAGAAACAGAGGTTTGATcataacctcgggtgctgccaatacagaatttgtatgttgtccctgtgactacgtggggtcCCTCCTGGAGCCCTGCTTTTCCCCCACGTCCGAAACACGTGtaggtttgtgggtgaattggcttcggtaaaattataaattgtcagtagtgtgtaggatagtgtcagtgtacggggagatcattggtcggcacggactcgaagggccgagtctatcagtcgttcttcatatgaaagtcctgccatcccaggaatcagtctggtgaacattctctgtactccctctatggcaagaatgtccttcctcagattaggagaccaaaactgtacgcaatactccagatgtgacctcaccaagaccctgtacaactgcagttgaacctccctgctcttatactcaaatccttttcctatgaatTCAACaaaaccattcgctttcttcactgccttttgcacttgcatgcctactttcatgacacccaggtctcgttgcatctctcctttacctaatcggccaccattcagataattgacATAATACATGATTCACCAGTTAAAAGGAGAAACACACCGACTGAGTGGCGTTTATTTCCGAATTGTTTCAGCCAACAATGTTTATGCCTGTCTGTTGCTCCCACAGGAAGCGGGTACGGTGGCGGCTACGGTGACGGCTACGGTGGCGGGTATGGACACGGTGGCGGGTATGGACACGGTGGATACGGTGGGTACTGTGGATCCGGACACGGTGGCTATGGTAAATATTCTACTTCTCTCTTCATGTGGCAGCACAGTGACGTCGCGATTGAGATGCTACCCCACAGCCCAAGAAACAGAGGTTTGATCCTAACATCGTGTGCTGTcattacagagtttgtatgttgtccctgtgactacGAGGGTTTATTCCATGTGCCCTGGTTTTgctccacgtcccaaagacgtgtgggtttgtgggtgaattggcttcggtgaaactgTATATTTTacaatagtgtgtaggatagtgtcagtgtacggggagatcattggtcggcacggactcgaagggccgaaaggcctgtttccatgcttattccgaaacgtcacatattccttatctccagagatgcggcctgacccgctgaggccctcgagcactgtgtgtctacctaaacctatatcctctggttgtcGAATACCATATttggggtaaaattgtgaataTGAGCGCCCTGGTTAGGacgagactacaaaaagtagtaaacactgcccagtccatcatcggctctgaccttccttccatcgaggggatttatcgcagacGCTGCCTCAATatcgtcttttcattttgcactgtacttgttgcttgcaagatgacaataaaggttgattgattggattgattgattgatatggctggcagtatcatcaaagaaccataacatcctggccacacactcatctccctgctaccttcaggtagaaggtacaggagcctgaagattgcaacaaccaggttcaggaatagctacttccccacagccatcaggctattaaacttggctcggacaaaactctgaacagtaataacccattatctgttatttgcacttgatcagtttatttattcatgtgttttggagtaaatgcctactatgctctgttgtgctgaagcaaagcaaggatttcattgtccaatcAGGGACACACGACactaaactctcttgaatattcacccgatctattcccttcCCAATTGTACACGCCTATATCAGATCAACCTTTACCTTTTTGAGCTTGAAGAAATAAAGTCGTATCCTGCCCAACCATGTCCTATAtatcaggtcctcaagtcctctCAACAACCTTGCCTATCTTCTCTGCGTCCATTCCTGCTTAGCTCCATCCTCCCagaagcaaggtgaccaaaactaagcacaatattccaagtgtatcTTGGCCATCTCGTAGCAGTGATGACAAAGATTCCACAGTCTGCTGAGCAAGTCGGGCATGTAACAAAAATAAGTAAATGCTGGAATGATGGCAAACATGGGGAAACtgaattaatgttttatgttgacGACCTGCCGTTAGGAATATACATCAGCAAGGTGGATGAAGCACTGTCGTCTCTgttattgatggccagtggggaggggggtggcttcCGGTACGCTAGTATGGGTGGTGTGGCCTGAAGGGAccggttttcagagggctagtatggacattgtgggccgaatgaattattgggctggaggctcagtcactcaagcctgttgagctggcagctcactcacccacagctggtgggctggcagttgactcgcggctattccttgaaattccatttcaagcatggtgcaagggcaccaactacatgggcggtttcatgccatttcaagcaggttgcaaggccgctaacgacagcgagtcgtgacctctcactCCTGTAtcgtgcagagactgagccacgcccacacttctgggttttatagtccttcccaccctcccaccagaaggagggtggccttcatggtgtgattgacaggagagagaatctcaaatttttttaaactaataactcttttatttttcatcgatgggagaaatcctcggcacctgattggtggaggtggactctgagtaagatggcccaaaatcacagccgtacgtggtagcgtttttcttAATATccatataaagcgcaaacaggaagtggtcaagattagacttctaATTATATCGAGGCTAGGCAACTATAATTAGGCaatgcaactttaattgggcaaggcaactttagttaGGCAGGGCGACTATAATTAGGCAAGCAAcgttaatttggcaaggcagctttaattaggcaaggcaacattaattaggcaagtcaactttaattaggcaacagagCTTTATTAAttacaaaccaaaggcaacacagctttagcatttccaaactacattttcaaaccacattaagggaactgacaggtcagtaaaaccactcacagtttagtagacatgtgtttagtgttattcacagctcagactgagagacgtgaccctctcgctcccccatcttgcagcgactgactGGGGTACTCAacacatccgggttttatagtccctacgGAAGGGGTGTGTCCTTCAGCAGAGAgagtctcaacattttgtaaacactaataactcttttatttttcatcgatcggaagaATTGTCTTGTCCTGATCAGCGGAATGGgactttgagtaagatggccaaaaatcacagccggaagtggcagcgttttttctaaaatcaaaattgAGTACaacgggaagtggtcaagatcagacttttagtactaTAGATAGTTGGATCCGGTCAGGAACTCGCTGGTGGACTGCCGATGGCTCATAATCCAAGATTCAATAGCTAAGAAATAAACAGCATCCGACTGAGTTAAAGTGTTCATTTCGGAAATTAGTCCTTCAAACATTATTCACACCTGgctgttttttccccccacaggAGGGtcaaagaaacatggaaacatagaaattaggtgcaggagtaggccattcggcccttcgagcctgcaccgccattcaatatgatcatggctgatcatccaactcagtatcccgtacctgccttctctccataccgcctgatccccttagccacaagggccacatctaactccctcttaaatatagccaatgaactgacctcaactaccctctgtggcagagagttccagagattcaccactctctgtgtgaaaaaagttcttctcatctcggttttaaaggatttccctttatacttaagctgtgacccccttgtcctggacttccctaacatcgggaacaatcttcctgcatctagcctgtcaaaccccttaagaattttgtaagtttctataagatcccctctcaatctcctaaattctagagagtataaaccaagtctatccagtctttcttcataagacagtcctgacatcccaggaatcagtctggtgaaccttctctgcactccctctatggcaataatgtccttccacagattaggagaccaaaactgtacgcaataccccagatgtggtctcaccaagaccctgtacaactgcagttgaacctccctgctcttatactcaaatccttttcctatgaatTCAAcaataccattcgcattcttcactgccttttgcacctgcatgcctactttcaatgactggtgcaccatgacatccaggtctcgttgcatctcccctttacctaatcggccaccattcagataattgacATAATACATGATTCACCAGTTAAAAGGAGAAACACACCGACTGAGTAGCGTTTATTTCCGAATTGTTTCAGTCAACAATGTTTATGCCTGTCTGTTCCTCCCACAGGAAGCGGGTATAGCGGATACGGTGGCGGGTATCGACACGGTGGCTGGTATGAACACGGTGGATACGGTGGATACAGTGGATCCGGACACGGTGGCTATGGTAAATATTCTACTTCTCTCTTCATGTGGCAGCACAGTGACGTCGCGATTGAGATGCTACCCCACAGCCCAAGAAACAGAGGTTTGATCCTAACATCGGGTGCTGTcattacagagtttgtatgttgtccctgtgactacGAGGGATTATTCCATGTGCCCTGGTTTTgctc
The sequence above is drawn from the Leucoraja erinacea ecotype New England unplaced genomic scaffold, Leri_hhj_1 Leri_747S, whole genome shotgun sequence genome and encodes:
- the LOC129694653 gene encoding keratin-3, type I cytoskeletal 51 kDa-like; the encoded protein is MVHQIKGKTQRLISWHLYGGYSGHHGHGGYGGKDGYGGDRGYGGYGGYGHGAYGNSGNVNGGNENGGYGGTVDTVDTDTVDTVDTDTVDTLDTVDKDTVDTVDTVDTEGMEAGTVAATVTATVAGMDTVAGMDTVDTVGTVDPDTVAMEAGIADTVAGIDTVAGMNTVDTVDTVDPDTVAMIINRRLDMITAVAMVIFLWFNIFFTVFPKI